In one window of Gossypium arboreum isolate Shixiya-1 chromosome 4, ASM2569848v2, whole genome shotgun sequence DNA:
- the LOC108460716 gene encoding uncharacterized protein LOC108460716 has product MASSISFTSTPSFASPCFHHKNPLPSFPIWVPCRNPTNSSASALFPICFAAKPQTGGPVKKRSSSAAGNKKRRKGKSGNDDGNLKEMSLRDVEIVEENDDFDEGSSSSSSTSTTTRSLAYYSHPLPKPPAGFVVDDTGRVLMASNKRIATIVDSVNNNPLECVIRRVFKSSRGDECMLLCPVDMPVQILKSTNIDGWSAVSDEEVEAILPTAEYALAKVHMHLVHSGFCYTARGGFCYSEDDIFDFRSDDGQDIDGLPTEGIEITCFHLDGAHYMIYTPSDPLLFVAFKDQNGILQIADDELLEDPAIMSAIDEETEFNALVEEEAALLESLLGER; this is encoded by the exons ATGGCGTCCTCCATTTCCTTCACTTCAACACCTTCTTTCGCTTCCCCTTGTTTCCACCATAAAAACCCACTCCCTTCGTTTCCAATATGGGTTCCCTGCCGAAACCCCACCAACAGTTCTGCCTCTGCGCTATTCCCTATCTGCTTTGCTGCTAAACCCCAGACGGGTGGACCTGTCAAGAAAAGATCGTCGTCGGCAGCTGGGAAtaagaagaggagaaaagggaaAAGTGGGAATGATGATGGTAATTTGAAGGAGATGAGTTTGAGGGATGTTGAGATTGTGGAAGAAAATGATGATTTTGATGAAGggtcatcatcttcttcttctactAGTACTACTACGCGTTCTTTAGCATATTATTCTCATCCGCTGCCCAAACCGCCAGCTGGGTTTGTGGTTGACGACACTGGCAGGGTTCTCATGGCCTCAAACAAGAGAATTGCCACCATC GTTGATTCTGTCAACAACAACCCGTTAGAGTGTGTCATAAGGAGGGTATTCAAAAGTTCGAGGGGTGATGAATGTATGCTGCTCTGCCCAGTTGACAT GCCTGTTCAGATATTAAAGAGCACAAATATCGATGGATGGTCAGCT GTCAGTGATGAAGAAGTTGAAGCTATTCTTCCTACAGCTGAATATGCTCTTGCCAAAGTACATATGCATCTGGTCCACAGTGG ATTCTGTTATACAGCTCGAGGAGGATTCTGCTACTCTGAAGATGACATCTTCGATTTCCGCTCAG ATGATGGTCAAGATATAGATGGGTTGCCAACTGAAGGCATAGAGATTACATGCTTCCATCTG GATGGTGCCCATTACATGATTTATACACCATCTGATCCACTACTATTTGTTGCTTTTAAG GATCAGAATGGAATTCTGCAAATTGCTGATGAT GAACTCCTGGAAGACCCTGCTATCATGAGTGCCATTGATGAGGAAACTGAGTTTAATGCCTTAGTG GAAGAAGAAGCTGCTCTTCTTGAATCATTGTTGGGTGAAAGATGA